Proteins found in one Triticum urartu cultivar G1812 chromosome 4, Tu2.1, whole genome shotgun sequence genomic segment:
- the LOC125554280 gene encoding LOB domain-containing protein 16-like: protein MAGAGVTTTGSPCGACKFLRRRCAAECVFAPYFCAEDGASQFAAIHKVFGASNAAKLLQQVAPGDRSEAAATVTYEAQARLRDPVYGCVAHIFALQQQVAALQAQVAHARTQAHLGAAATAMHPLLQQQLQQQAWQVAEQHDHQSMTSTQSSSGCYSGAHQRSDGSSLHGAEMYCGYGEQEEGSY from the coding sequence ATGGCCGGCGCGGGCGTGACGACGACGGGGTCGCCGTGCGGGGCGTGCAAGTTCCTGCGGCGCAGGTGCGCGGCGGAGTGCGTGTTCGCGCCCTACTTCTGCGCCGAGGACGGCGCGTCGCAGTTCGCGGCCATCCACAAGGTGTTCGGCGCCAGCAACGCGGCCAAGCTGCTGCAGCAGGTGGCCCCGGGGGACCGGAGCGAGGCGGCCGCCACGGTGACCTACGAGGCGCAGGCCCGGCTGCGCGACCCCGTCTACGGCTGCGTCGCCCACATCTTCGCGCTGCAGCAGCAGGTGGCGGCGCTGCAGGCGCAGGTGGCGCACGCCCGGACGCAGGCGCACctgggggcggcggcgacggcgatgcACCCGCTGCTCcagcagcagctgcagcagcaGGCGTGGCAGGTGGCGGAGCAGCACGACCACCAGTCCATGACGTCTACGCAGAGCAGCTCCGGCTGCTACAGCGGCGCCCACCAGCGCTCCGACGGCTCCTCGCTGCACGGCGCCGAGATGTACTGCGGCTACGGCGAGCAGGAGGAAGGCAGCTACTAA
- the LOC125554281 gene encoding LOB domain-containing protein CRL1-like, translated as MSMTGLGSPCGACKFLRRKCARGCVFAPYFCHEQGAAHFAAIHKVFGASNVSKLLAHLPIADRAEAAVTVSYEAQARLRDPVYGCVAHIFALQQQVMTLQAQLASLKAHAAPAPQGMQHQDDVKGYVGGGAADQYGHGGAYQWHNGHGVGAAAAQQQCAYGGNGGAAAGHDSITALLAGSAASDYMMYHALEQSASDDDGHAAAAGFETADQSSFGTEESGWRSSSRYQDCEDLQSVAYAYLNRS; from the coding sequence ATGAGCATGACGGGACTGGGGTCGCCGTGCGGGGCGTGCAAGTTTCTGCGGCGCAAGTGCGCGCGGGGGTGCGTCTTCGCGCCCTACTTCTGCCACGAGCAGGGCGCGGCCCACTTCGCCGCCATCCACAAGGTGTTCGGCGCCAGCAACGTCTCCAAGCTCCTGGCGCACCTGCCCATCGCCGACCGCGCCGAGGCCGCCGTCACCGTCTCCTACGAGGCGCAGGCCCGGCTGCGCGACCCGGTCTACGGCTGCGTCGCACACATCTTCGCGCTCCAGCAGCAGGTCATGACCCTGCAGGCGCAGCTCGCCTCGCTCAAGGCGCACGCCGCGCCGGCGCCGCAAGGGATGCAGCACCAGGACGACGTCAAGGGCTACgtgggaggcggcgcggcggatCAGTACGGGCATGGTGGCGCCTACCAGTGGCACAACGGTCACGGTGTGGGCGCGGCGGCCGCGCAGCAGCAGTGCGCGTACGGCGGCAATGGCGGCGCCGCGGCCGGGCACGACTCCATCACCGCGCTGCTGGCCGGGTCGGCGGCCTCGGACTACATGATGTACCACGCGCTGGAGCAGTCGGCGTCGGACGACGACGGGCATGCCGCGGCGGCGGGCTTCGAGACGGCGGATCAGTCGTCATTCGGCACGGAGGAGAGCGGGTGGAGGTCGTCGTCGCGGTACCAAGACTGCGAGGACCTGCAGAGCGTGGCGTATGCCTACCTTAATCGCTCGTAA